A stretch of the Coprobacillus cateniformis genome encodes the following:
- the pyrE gene encoding orotate phosphoribosyltransferase, with protein sequence MERKIAKDLLDIQAVFLRPNEPFTWASGIKSPIYCDNRLTLSYPNVRDDIEQGLAKLIREYYPECECLMGTATAGIAHAALVANILGLPMGYVRGGAKSHGRNNRIEGLVKPGMKVIVVEDLISTGGSSLECVDALKDAGCEVIGMVAIFTYGLPKATANFNDKQCSFHTLTNYDALIEVAVENQYIQESDLIKLKSWKENPNDESWMEK encoded by the coding sequence ATGGAAAGAAAAATTGCAAAAGATTTATTAGATATTCAAGCTGTCTTTTTAAGACCTAATGAGCCATTCACGTGGGCTTCTGGTATAAAATCACCAATTTATTGTGATAATCGTCTAACATTATCTTATCCTAATGTTAGAGATGATATTGAACAAGGTTTAGCAAAACTAATTAGAGAGTATTATCCAGAATGTGAATGTTTGATGGGAACTGCAACTGCCGGAATAGCTCATGCAGCGTTAGTTGCAAATATTTTAGGCTTACCTATGGGGTATGTTCGTGGTGGTGCCAAATCTCATGGAAGAAATAATCGTATAGAGGGTTTAGTTAAACCAGGAATGAAGGTTATTGTAGTAGAAGATTTAATTTCAACAGGAGGGTCTTCTCTAGAATGTGTTGATGCACTAAAAGACGCTGGGTGTGAAGTTATTGGAATGGTTGCCATTTTTACATATGGCTTACCAAAAGCGACTGCTAATTTTAATGATAAACAGTGTAGTTTCCATACATTAACAAATTATGATGCACTTATTGAAGTTGCTGTTGAAAATCAATATATTCAAGAAAGCGATCTTATAAAGTTGAAATCATGGAAAGAGAATCCAAATGATGAATCTTGGATGGAAAAATAA
- a CDS encoding DUF6020 family protein: MKYNKGFFWHKIKILTASFFMITPMFFQLKINSFSSICNYLGVKADADLLQNVGFKLQILLGDFLMSFHGQSILMLCVFMIAVFLVRKYQQIMTKDLLKCTIVPSILFAFFQVFGQSFQQTDSWRLIFENYRTVLKACFLFTGYTVLFIIIIGLLFKYLKKCKMIQSTKEFQWFTDNKKSILVVMAIILLFWAPSLISNFPGITNYDFFDMLNSFYGHETYSLRAVTLIDPSVTLNNNNPVLQTLLAVGCMKIGTFFNLPWIGLFIFCYSQAILFALVLSYVIYYLAKIGVHQYLRIGLLLIFGLAPMNANYAVTTLKDVNFAFVFLLYLICLLEMVKSPQEFFNQKKKLFYFAGINLLLMLLRNNGSYILIPTDIVLLIVYRKYWKQTAISTLTPLFIFIVLISNVLYPALKIAPGSKREMYSVPFQQTARLVKEHGDEIPQEDRDIINKVLAYDKIAERYNPELSDKVKATYKKYSTSEDMSQYLNVWAKWLFIYPDVYIQATMNNCYGYFYPDAKSWIAYTEITPPGKDYRVSSPKLLTPIREFVNAIPEFVRNIPIVGLIESIGFYTWLLILSIAYLVYTHNKKFIYMYTPLLILLLTCVLSPANTMLRYIYPMILSVPILICYILHMQFEKGCE, from the coding sequence ATGAAATATAATAAAGGCTTTTTTTGGCATAAGATAAAAATATTGACTGCTTCTTTTTTTATGATAACACCTATGTTTTTTCAATTAAAGATTAATTCCTTTTCATCAATTTGTAATTATTTAGGTGTGAAAGCAGATGCAGATTTATTACAAAATGTAGGTTTTAAATTACAAATACTTTTAGGTGACTTTTTGATGTCATTTCATGGGCAATCAATACTGATGTTATGTGTATTTATGATTGCTGTTTTTCTTGTAAGAAAGTATCAGCAAATTATGACTAAAGATTTGCTAAAATGTACTATTGTTCCTTCAATATTGTTTGCCTTTTTTCAAGTGTTTGGACAATCATTTCAACAAACGGACAGTTGGAGATTGATTTTTGAAAATTATAGAACAGTTTTAAAAGCATGTTTTTTATTTACTGGATATACTGTTTTGTTTATAATTATTATAGGTTTATTATTTAAATACCTTAAAAAGTGTAAAATGATTCAATCAACAAAGGAATTTCAATGGTTTACAGATAATAAGAAATCAATTTTAGTTGTTATGGCAATTATTTTGCTATTCTGGGCCCCATCATTAATTTCTAATTTTCCTGGTATTACAAATTATGATTTTTTTGATATGTTAAATAGTTTTTATGGACATGAAACATATAGTTTAAGAGCTGTTACACTCATTGATCCATCAGTTACACTAAATAATAATAATCCAGTTCTACAAACTTTACTTGCCGTTGGATGTATGAAAATAGGAACATTTTTTAATTTACCTTGGATAGGATTATTTATATTTTGTTATAGTCAAGCTATTCTATTTGCCCTCGTACTATCTTATGTTATTTATTATTTAGCAAAAATAGGTGTTCACCAATATTTGCGTATAGGGTTATTGCTTATTTTTGGGTTAGCACCAATGAATGCGAATTATGCTGTAACAACATTAAAAGATGTTAATTTTGCCTTTGTGTTTTTATTATATTTGATTTGTTTATTAGAGATGGTAAAATCTCCTCAAGAATTTTTTAATCAAAAAAAGAAATTGTTTTATTTTGCTGGGATAAATTTATTATTAATGTTATTGAGAAACAATGGGTCGTATATATTAATTCCAACAGATATAGTTTTATTAATTGTTTATAGAAAATACTGGAAACAAACTGCTATATCAACACTTACTCCTTTATTTATATTTATAGTATTAATTTCTAATGTTCTATATCCAGCTTTGAAGATAGCTCCAGGTAGTAAAAGAGAAATGTATTCAGTTCCTTTTCAGCAGACAGCCAGATTAGTTAAGGAACATGGTGATGAAATTCCTCAAGAGGATAGAGATATAATCAATAAAGTTCTTGCATATGATAAGATTGCTGAACGATATAATCCTGAGTTATCAGATAAGGTTAAAGCAACTTATAAGAAATATTCTACGTCTGAAGATATGAGTCAATACTTAAATGTTTGGGCTAAATGGTTGTTTATTTATCCTGATGTATATATTCAAGCAACAATGAATAATTGTTATGGTTATTTCTATCCTGATGCAAAAAGTTGGATAGCATATACAGAAATTACACCTCCAGGTAAGGATTATAGAGTATCTAGTCCAAAATTGTTAACACCTATACGTGAATTTGTTAATGCGATTCCAGAATTTGTACGAAATATACCGATTGTAGGATTAATTGAGAGTATTGGCTTTTATACTTGGTTACTTATTTTAAGTATTGCATATCTTGTCTATACTCATAATAAGAAATTTATTTATATGTATACACCATTACTTATTCTTTTGTTGACTTGTGTTTTATCTCCAGCAAACACCATGTTAAGATATATCTATCCAATGATATTATCTGTACCTATTTTAATATGCTATATTCTGCATATGCAGTTTGAAAAAGGATGTGAATAA
- a CDS encoding glycosyltransferase family 2 protein has translation MTKILVIIPAYNERESILQVIKSLKELPLPLDYVVVNDCSKDDTKEILQKNGTNYLDLPVNLGIGGAVQAGYKFAKENGYDIAIQIDGDGQHNPEYIHNLVQPILDGKADACIGSRFIEKEGFQSSWLRRFGINLLSGCISLFYGQKIHDVTSGFRAVNKGLIEIYAQDYAQDYPEPEALVTAILHHQKIIEVPVEMRERLGGTSSIHSFKSIYYMIKVSLAIICRKLTLRKEP, from the coding sequence ATGACTAAAATTCTAGTGATTATACCGGCATATAATGAAAGAGAAAGTATTCTTCAGGTTATCAAGAGTTTAAAAGAGTTGCCGTTGCCTTTAGATTATGTTGTTGTCAATGATTGTTCTAAAGATGATACAAAAGAGATTTTACAAAAGAATGGTACAAACTATCTTGACTTACCAGTGAATTTAGGTATTGGTGGTGCAGTCCAAGCTGGCTATAAATTTGCAAAAGAAAATGGATATGATATAGCTATACAAATTGATGGTGATGGACAACATAACCCTGAATATATTCATAATCTTGTTCAACCAATATTAGATGGTAAAGCTGATGCTTGCATAGGTTCACGCTTTATCGAAAAGGAGGGCTTTCAGTCCTCTTGGTTACGTAGATTTGGAATTAATCTTTTAAGTGGTTGTATATCTTTATTTTATGGTCAAAAAATACATGATGTTACAAGTGGGTTTAGAGCTGTCAATAAAGGGTTAATTGAGATTTATGCGCAAGATTATGCACAAGATTATCCTGAACCTGAAGCATTAGTAACAGCTATTCTTCATCATCAAAAAATTATTGAAGTACCAGTTGAGATGAGAGAAAGATTAGGTGGAACTAGTTCTATACATAGTTTTAAATCTATTTATTATATGATAAAAGTTTCATTAGCTATTATTTGTCGTAAATTAACATTGCGAAAGGAGCCATAA
- a CDS encoding DUF2304 domain-containing protein — translation MNSILQVAMIIAIAFYFICLFTLLRKNKVTLKYILLWFVTGIIMLFIAIFPTLLETPLHWLGIVEFTNGLFAVIFFFLIIIVMSLTTILSDISEKQRDMAQKMAIYEYKLRQLEERGESQ, via the coding sequence ATGAATAGTATACTTCAAGTCGCAATGATTATTGCAATTGCTTTTTATTTTATTTGTTTATTTACTCTTTTGAGAAAAAATAAAGTAACTTTAAAATATATACTTTTGTGGTTTGTTACAGGAATTATTATGCTATTTATAGCAATTTTTCCAACCCTTTTAGAAACACCTTTGCATTGGTTGGGAATTGTTGAGTTTACCAACGGGCTTTTTGCAGTAATATTTTTCTTTTTAATTATTATTGTTATGTCTTTGACAACAATCTTATCAGATATTAGTGAAAAGCAACGAGATATGGCTCAAAAAATGGCTATTTATGAATATAAGTTAAGACAATTAGAAGAACGAGGAGAATCGCAATGA
- a CDS encoding EamA family transporter — MKMTLLCLLNTGLMVTGQILFKVGSQGKTLSSISDMVRLMFSPVVLVALCLYAGTTMLWLYILSKVDISFAYPIQALAFPVVMIVSAFMFHEQIPAMRWIGVAIIFIGVLLVVQK; from the coding sequence ATGAAAATGACATTATTATGTTTACTAAATACTGGTTTAATGGTTACTGGTCAAATATTATTTAAAGTTGGTAGTCAGGGAAAAACATTATCTAGTATATCTGATATGGTTCGATTAATGTTTTCTCCAGTTGTTTTAGTAGCTTTATGCCTATATGCTGGAACAACAATGCTTTGGCTATACATATTGAGTAAGGTAGATATTAGCTTTGCATATCCAATTCAAGCACTTGCATTTCCAGTAGTTATGATTGTATCAGCGTTTATGTTTCATGAACAAATTCCAGCTATGAGATGGATTGGAGTGGCAATTATTTTTATTGGTGTTTTACTTGTTGTTCAAAAATAA
- a CDS encoding ABC transporter permease: MFKSMKYVLHENFTNLFRIYSISKYELVADMRDSKLGLFWNFANPVIQVLTYWFVFGLIMQKKAVSHIPYLYWMLGGMVVWFFISPCITNGCNAIFSKVNVITKMKFPVSILPATVVIKELFNHLCLMLILVVLFIMGGYYPSLHWFELIYYLFCAVIFSISLSMTTSVLNMLARDTRKLVLACMRLLLYLTPILWEIPKNLPHIVKLILKANPIYYIVQGYRDCFFFHKGIFSYTNSMIAFWVVTILLFAFGSYMMYKFKHKFIDMI; encoded by the coding sequence ATGTTTAAAAGTATGAAATATGTCTTACATGAGAATTTTACAAATTTGTTTAGAATTTATTCTATTTCTAAATATGAATTAGTAGCTGACATGAGAGACTCAAAATTAGGATTGTTTTGGAATTTTGCAAATCCTGTTATTCAAGTTTTAACCTATTGGTTTGTATTTGGATTAATTATGCAAAAAAAAGCTGTTTCCCATATTCCATACCTGTACTGGATGTTAGGAGGAATGGTTGTTTGGTTTTTTATATCTCCTTGTATTACTAATGGATGTAATGCTATTTTTTCAAAAGTAAATGTTATAACAAAAATGAAATTTCCTGTAAGTATTCTTCCAGCCACTGTTGTTATTAAGGAATTATTTAATCATCTTTGCTTAATGTTAATCCTGGTTGTGCTCTTTATAATGGGTGGATATTATCCATCCCTGCATTGGTTTGAATTAATATATTATTTGTTCTGTGCTGTTATTTTCTCTATATCTTTATCAATGACGACTTCAGTTTTGAATATGTTAGCTCGTGATACAAGAAAACTGGTTTTGGCATGTATGAGGCTCTTATTATACTTAACACCAATTTTGTGGGAAATACCAAAAAATTTACCTCATATTGTTAAACTTATATTAAAAGCAAATCCAATTTATTATATAGTACAGGGGTATCGTGACTGTTTCTTTTTTCATAAAGGGATATTTTCATATACTAATTCTATGATTGCTTTCTGGGTTGTTACTATTTTGTTATTTGCATTTGGAAGTTATATGATGTATAAATTTAAACATAAGTTTATTGATATGATATAG
- a CDS encoding ABC transporter ATP-binding protein has protein sequence MEKECAIEFKQVSKIYSLKSKDKKHLTDKRFYALKKISFRIPKGEVVGILGTNGSGKSTMSIILAGISEVDEGEMIVNGEQALIAINTGLNQQLTGLENIQLKGALLGLSKKRIQEITDGVIEFAEIGDFLYQPVKKYSSGMKSRLGFSINLCLNPDILIVDEALSVGDKGFAQKCIDKMKSLKKEGKTIVFISHSLPQVRDFCDTAMWIEGGMLKEYGEINEVCDHYATYVDYYNSLDNESKKKERDLKFEKRIIPNNHKKGFFSKLFG, from the coding sequence GTGGAAAAAGAATGTGCAATAGAGTTTAAGCAAGTTTCAAAAATATACAGTTTAAAATCTAAGGATAAGAAACATCTAACTGATAAACGCTTTTATGCTTTGAAAAAAATAAGTTTTAGAATCCCAAAAGGTGAGGTAGTTGGCATATTGGGAACAAATGGCTCTGGTAAATCAACAATGTCAATTATTTTGGCTGGAATTAGTGAGGTTGATGAAGGTGAAATGATAGTTAATGGAGAACAAGCGCTAATTGCTATTAATACTGGTCTTAATCAACAACTTACTGGTTTGGAAAATATTCAATTAAAAGGGGCGTTGTTAGGATTATCTAAAAAACGAATTCAAGAGATAACGGATGGTGTTATTGAATTTGCTGAAATTGGTGATTTTTTATACCAACCTGTAAAAAAATATTCAAGTGGTATGAAATCACGATTAGGTTTTTCAATAAATCTTTGTTTAAATCCTGATATTTTAATTGTTGATGAGGCATTATCTGTTGGTGACAAGGGTTTTGCACAAAAATGTATTGATAAAATGAAGAGCCTAAAAAAAGAAGGAAAAACTATTGTTTTCATATCTCACTCTTTACCACAAGTGCGTGATTTTTGTGATACAGCAATGTGGATAGAAGGTGGAATGCTTAAAGAGTACGGTGAAATTAATGAGGTTTGCGATCATTATGCTACATATGTTGATTATTATAATTCTCTAGATAATGAAAGCAAAAAGAAAGAAAGAGATTTGAAATTTGAAAAACGTATTATTCCAAATAATCATAAAAAAGGTTTCTTTAGTAAATTGTTTGGGTAA
- the tagD gene encoding glycerol-3-phosphate cytidylyltransferase translates to MKRVITYGTFDLFHIGHLNILKRAKALGDYLVVAVSSDDFNAVKGKKCAIPDKERMAIVEAIKYVDEVISEDSWDQKVNDIKSHDIDIFVMGDDWEGKFDFLKDYCQVVYLPRTDGISTTKIKKELKLK, encoded by the coding sequence ATGAAAAGAGTAATTACATATGGAACATTTGATTTGTTTCACATTGGACATTTAAATATTTTAAAGCGTGCAAAGGCTTTAGGAGATTATTTAGTAGTTGCGGTATCAAGTGATGACTTTAATGCAGTCAAAGGAAAAAAATGTGCTATTCCTGATAAAGAAAGAATGGCAATAGTTGAAGCAATAAAGTATGTTGATGAAGTTATTTCAGAAGATTCTTGGGATCAAAAAGTAAATGATATTAAAAGTCATGATATTGATATTTTTGTAATGGGAGATGATTGGGAAGGGAAATTTGATTTCTTAAAAGATTATTGTCAAGTTGTTTATCTTCCAAGGACTGATGGTATTAGTACTACAAAAATCAAGAAAGAACTCAAATTGAAATAA
- a CDS encoding bifunctional glycosyltransferase/CDP-glycerol:glycerophosphate glycerophosphotransferase, with the protein MENIKVSVIVPIYNVEAYLPRCIESLINQTLQEIEIILVNDGSPDNSQSIIEHYASLYPNKIVSLIKENGGLSDARNFGIDYAKGEYISFIDSDDYVDETYLEKMYNRAIESHSEIVVCGYYGVNEIEGTYKWLQKGNTDIYNTDLLNSPTLIHNNSPYAWNKIYHRSLFERTNIRYPKGWIWEDIPTTYPLLACANKISKVDEPLIYYVLKREGSITATYSRKQLQLFQSLELLLERFKELGVFEEFYEELLFINMRHIIFRFKEFVKYRDFKMKYKFVKDGFKHLDTFFPGWRKSPYYFTYYDVNQPFKQWRMKSKIYWYYVILIPNFIHHFFAKVSSFTKKLKKLFSQNNFVKYIYAHYLKYGVLDEKAVLFESFHGTTLSDSPFYMMKELHESGKNMKIYFTTQHYETHKKMIDDYGFDVELVKLNSFRYAKVLATSKYLVNNVSFPPYFMRHKNQKYLNTWHGTPLKTLGKKMVQGIEDMSNMQRNFLHCTDLLYPNDFTMAHMMEDYNLFGLFTGKTIVSGYPRNSIFMDVEKAKRTRMNFHLEDKEVFAYMPTWRGTQSNVAVNELYAKDVNAILERLDQELNDNQILFVNLHSLVKDDVPVDGYKHIFPFPNIDNYEFLNCVDVLISDYSSVFFDFSITKKPIVLFMYDYEEYMSDRGTYFDARTLPFEKIYTLDKLVEYIHLENKGVHNYDGLNDYYLQFNQYDSLDCTQKLNEYFFDDNQNDLQVFDYSYNKDVHHTLYFAPKIVKREDYNQLREIHQLKNPVIVFMKSQFNYLLRESLLYEYNDKVDYIIVKQSIAYTLFERIKIGLSKYLPFIKIERLQMRAFDNLLPNIIIDEIEYRKNPSCFLQRVFKAFSTINKK; encoded by the coding sequence ATGGAAAATATTAAAGTATCAGTTATAGTTCCAATCTATAATGTCGAAGCATATTTGCCGAGGTGCATAGAAAGTTTAATTAATCAAACGTTACAGGAAATAGAAATTATATTGGTGAATGATGGATCACCAGATAATTCGCAATCTATCATTGAGCATTATGCTTCTTTGTATCCTAATAAAATTGTATCTTTGATAAAGGAAAATGGTGGTTTATCTGATGCACGTAATTTTGGTATTGATTATGCTAAAGGTGAATACATTTCTTTTATTGATAGTGATGATTATGTTGATGAAACATATTTAGAAAAAATGTATAATAGAGCTATTGAGAGTCATTCTGAGATTGTTGTTTGTGGTTATTATGGAGTGAACGAAATAGAAGGGACATATAAATGGTTACAAAAAGGTAATACTGATATCTATAATACTGATTTATTGAATAGTCCAACACTTATTCATAATAATTCACCATATGCATGGAATAAAATATATCATCGTTCATTATTTGAAAGAACAAATATTCGATATCCTAAAGGGTGGATTTGGGAGGATATTCCTACAACATATCCATTACTTGCATGTGCCAATAAAATTTCAAAAGTTGACGAACCACTTATATATTATGTATTAAAAAGAGAAGGTTCAATTACTGCCACTTATTCAAGAAAGCAATTACAACTTTTCCAATCGTTAGAACTTTTATTAGAGAGATTCAAAGAATTGGGAGTTTTTGAAGAATTTTATGAAGAATTATTATTTATAAATATGCGCCATATAATTTTTAGATTTAAAGAATTTGTAAAATATAGAGATTTTAAAATGAAGTATAAGTTTGTTAAAGATGGATTTAAACATCTTGATACATTTTTTCCTGGCTGGAGAAAAAGCCCATATTATTTTACTTATTATGATGTTAATCAACCTTTTAAGCAGTGGAGAATGAAGTCAAAAATTTATTGGTATTATGTTATTTTAATTCCGAATTTTATTCATCATTTTTTTGCAAAAGTTAGTAGTTTCACAAAGAAATTAAAAAAACTCTTTAGTCAGAATAATTTTGTTAAGTATATATATGCACATTATCTCAAATATGGTGTATTAGATGAGAAAGCTGTTTTATTTGAATCGTTTCATGGAACAACCCTTTCAGATTCTCCTTTTTATATGATGAAAGAATTGCATGAATCTGGTAAAAATATGAAAATTTATTTTACGACTCAACATTATGAAACTCATAAAAAAATGATTGATGATTATGGTTTTGATGTAGAGTTAGTTAAATTAAATTCATTTCGCTATGCCAAAGTTCTTGCGACATCTAAATATTTGGTTAATAATGTTTCTTTCCCACCATATTTTATGCGTCACAAGAATCAAAAATATTTAAATACTTGGCATGGAACACCACTTAAAACGTTAGGAAAGAAAATGGTTCAGGGGATTGAGGATATGTCTAATATGCAAAGAAATTTTTTGCATTGTACAGATTTATTATATCCTAACGATTTTACAATGGCCCATATGATGGAGGATTATAACTTATTTGGATTATTCACTGGAAAAACCATAGTTAGTGGATATCCACGAAATAGTATTTTTATGGATGTTGAAAAAGCGAAAAGAACAAGAATGAATTTTCATCTTGAGGATAAAGAAGTTTTTGCATATATGCCAACTTGGCGTGGTACACAAAGTAATGTTGCAGTAAATGAACTTTATGCAAAAGATGTTAATGCAATATTAGAACGTTTAGATCAAGAATTAAATGATAATCAAATTTTGTTTGTTAATCTTCATTCATTAGTTAAAGATGATGTGCCAGTTGATGGTTATAAACATATTTTTCCATTCCCTAATATAGATAACTATGAGTTTTTGAACTGTGTTGATGTTCTTATTTCAGACTATTCAAGTGTATTTTTTGATTTCTCAATAACGAAAAAACCAATTGTTTTATTCATGTATGACTATGAGGAATATATGAGTGATCGAGGAACTTACTTTGATGCAAGAACATTACCATTTGAAAAAATTTATACTTTGGATAAGCTTGTTGAATACATCCATTTAGAGAATAAAGGTGTTCATAATTATGATGGATTAAATGACTATTATTTGCAGTTTAATCAATATGATTCGTTAGATTGTACTCAAAAGTTAAATGAGTATTTCTTTGACGATAATCAAAATGATTTACAAGTATTTGACTATTCATATAATAAGGATGTTCATCATACATTATATTTTGCACCCAAAATTGTAAAGAGAGAAGATTATAATCAACTAAGAGAAATTCATCAATTAAAAAATCCTGTTATAGTTTTTATGAAAAGTCAGTTTAATTATTTATTAAGAGAATCACTTCTCTATGAATATAATGATAAAGTTGATTATATTATTGTTAAACAAAGTATAGCTTATACACTATTTGAGAGAATTAAAATCGGGTTATCAAAATATCTGCCTTTTATTAAAATTGAGCGATTACAAATGAGAGCGTTTGATAATTTATTGCCAAATATCATTATTGATGAAATAGAATATCGTAAAAATCCATCATGTTTTTTACAAAGAGTTTTTAAAGCATTTTCAACTATTAATAAAAAGTAA